GCTAGGCTAGGCAGAGCATACTATTGATGGCAGCTTTTCATtgtgcattttattctttttcagttacTCCACGACCTAGTTCTCAGCATAGCAGCCAAGTGGTCAGGTGAGTAGGAAACCTACATAGCAACATTAAAACTGTTGGCAAAAGttggaagatgaaagaaatacCGAGATGTGGCTGAGATAGGGACTGAGGAGACTTTAGGTCTGTATAAAAGTTTAACAccaggtttttgtgttttttctttttgtctcaccTTATACAGTAGGTCCTCCTCAGTGGAGTCTATCCCTTATAGAGTGGCTGGCTTTGGTACCGTGGGACAAGTAAGTAATAGTTACCTTCTCTTTCCCGATTGAGATTTCTAATGCTAAATGAAAGCAAAGATTTAAGTGGAGAATATTAAACTTATGTTGGTTTTAGCATAAATTACCCGATGCCATGCCTGGACTCTCTTTTCTTTTGGCAATGCAGACCTGATGTTAGAAGCTGACACAGAATGAATAGGGGTGGAATAGTGGAAGCATTCAAGGACTAAAGGAACAGTGTCATCATGTTCATTTTGGAAGTAGTAAAGTGTGGATCCTTCTTGGACTGGCATACCAACTTCAGGAGAACAAAATATGCTTCAATGTGTAGATATACAGAAATAGCAAGGAATATGGAAGCCAGAAAAccaggatatatttttaattgatgtttattatttgtcCCTCAGGGAGCCAGAGGCCTTCAGGGAAGGAGCACTCCCAGAGACTCTTATACtggtgaggggagagagaggggttACGTGTCAGAAATCAACATATTCTGTGCATACACCATCAGATTTCTGGTTTTCTGGTGCATAATATAATGCGTTTTTACCTTTTTTCCAATGATTCCAGTTATCTAGACATATGTTACTTCTTTTCAAATAATGACATTTCTGTTCTCAAacttacaagaagaaaataaaaatctgagtgATAGAAAGTCACTGAAAATTTCTAGTCAGATGGGTAACTTGACTCAAAATAATTGACTTTGGTTTTTTAAATTGCCACAAGATGGCAGTAGAAGTTAGGTTTAGAAGGAAGGTTAACTAGATGCCCATTATGTTAGCCTAACAGGTAAtgtattaaacataaaaatattccagtgaagaaatattttggtttcatttaatttcttgtCTCTTTCCCCTTAGAACTATTACTGTTAACTATTTTCAAGGGCATTAGCCAGTCCTTAGAGAATACTTATCAGAGAagatttccctttctttccaaagAGGCAATTTTGAAATTTGCAAATCTTTCTGGATAACCATTTTTGAAATTCACGTAATAGTCTCCCTCCAATTCTTTCATATTCACCCCCATGAGAATGTAGATGTGCTAGCCAATTTATTTCTGTTAGGATAGTAGTAAAGTTCcctttttcattcttgattttagttatttgaggcttccttctgtttttcttggACAGCATGGCTAAATATTAGTccattttgttgatcatttcaaagaaccaaagattagagcagaaataaagattatagcagaaattaatgaacttgaaaatagaaaaacaatagagaaaaatcaacaaaaccaaaagttggttctttgacaCATATACTGAAAATCTTTGATCCCCAGTTCTTTTGCACTGACCCCGAGTATACCTGAATCTCTTCTCCAGTGCATGGATTATCTCACAGGCTCAATTTTATGCTTTCCAGAAACCCCTTCACCAGCTTCCACTCTCAGCTTATCTTATAGGTGAGTAACACTATGTATGCTTCCTTTCACTTGGAATCTGTTCACACTGACACTCTGCCAGCACCCCTGGGGTTACTTCTCCACTGGCCTGTACCACTGAAGTTTATAATCTACCTTGTAAACAAAAGAGAAGGTTGACTAGAACTGTGTCTAATATACATTGGAATTACGTTATTCTCACTTCCAAGCAGGTTCTCTAGCCTAAATGTATAGGCTCTTCCTTTACATATGCTTTTTacctttatctttccttttttctgctgatgcttttatttctcctcctTAGACCTTCATCTGCCTCCTCTGGACTGGGGATTTTTTCTTTCAGACCATCCCTAAATGGTGGGGATTCAGGCCACACAAGTGTCCTCACTCCCAATAATTCAGGTAAGTTAAGTAACATTACCAAAGGATAGTAGCTTCAACCATGGACAGATATACTAAAATGAATACTTTTGAGGTAAAAAGGAAGTTGGGATTTGCCCCCACCCTGCCAAAAAAGCATTATCTTCAGTTTGACTCCTTAATAATCCTTTAAGTTATCGCATTTCCTTCACAGTGAAGGGAGGTTTAAGATTTTGCATAAATATCACTCATCCAGTCACTGGTTGAGTCCTGCTATTTAGGCAGAACGTTGACCTGTAGAGTTaaactggttttttgtttgtttgtttgtttgagatcCCTGTTTGAACATTGTTAGGAACTCAGTTCTGAATGAGAATAAAACTAGTATCCTATTTTCTCCCCACCTTTTTCGAAAAGGTAACTCACCTCCCAGTCCTTTTGACAAGAGGCTGTCATCTTCCATAGCTCATCAATATCTTTATATTGTTGCTACATTTTTCTACTCATAAACTCAAATCTCAGATCGCTTCCCATCTTCACAGGAAAAGAACAGACTTTATAACCCACCTCTTAAATTGCTTAGCTAACAGTCTTTTCCCTTCTGAGGAGTGTTCCACAGATTAAGAACTATCTGTTTACCCTGATCTGCGAGTAACACTAACAAAGAACTGCCCAAGGAAGTTATCTTTCACCATTCCATTCTATCCTTCAGGTCAGAGGGACAGCAGAAGCCCACTGGAGAGTCTTCCTGGTTTGCAGTTACCGGTCCTGCAGGTAAGCCTTGGCTACTCTAACTTGTCTGCGTATGAAAAACTCCCACGTTTAGGCCTGCACACTACATGCCTCATCCTGGTCTCCTGTTAGGGTGGCAAAAATGTAACCAGTGGAGAATGCATGGATTTCAAGTGTGGTGACCATGTCGACTCAATTTTCCAGAATAGTCTCCGTTTCAAAGATTCTGTCCCAGATTAGCTTCCTGGTTTGGGATTTTTAAATTAGGTAACATAGTTGTGAAAGGCTTTAAACTGAAAGGTCTTGGCCAAGGTGAACTAAGTATATGGCGCAATTGGCATTCCCAAATTTCACCAAAAAAGTATTCTTAATGGAATATATCTTTTGTGTAGAGGTACTGCTTGAACTaggaaaaaccttttttttttggtttatttctccTGAAATAGCTAGAATGTTTTATAAAGTTATGAGACTATGATTCTAATCcgacaaaaagaggaaaagggcatGGGAACGAGAAGAGGTTTGTAATGAGCTCTATTCAATGAAAAGTTCAGTCTTTCAAGTTAACTTTTATGGCTTAGATTTTGAGGATATTTAAGCCCTTTTTCCATGTTAAGCTCCTAGGTGATCCCCAGGGCCATACtaagatattttgttttcatatccaaTATTCTCTTTATTTCCATCAGCAAGAAATTAGGGTCTACGCCCTAAGAGGCAACTGGGGAAATAACGTCCCTCTCTAAGATCCTCACAAATGGAGGGATTAACCTACAGATGAGAAAGACTTAAGAGAGATAGAAACTATCTACAAATACATAGGCCCTCATTGGATCGTGattgaaacaaactaaaaatctaGCTGTGAGCAAGTTGATGAAAATTGAAGACCTGTTGCACATTTGATATTAAGCATCGTTAATAGCTTTTTTGTAGGTATAATGCTATTgtggttacatttttaaagagtcttTATCTTTTGGAGATAAGTACTAAGATGTTTATGGATAGGAAGTTAAGTGATTGTCTGGGTTTTGCTTTAGTATAATCTAGTGGAGAGGGGCAgtgagtaaaaatgaaaaactggccATGAGTTATTGAAGTTGGGTGATGGGTACATGTGAGTTCATTATACTActctacttttgtattttttaaaaatttccctaataaagtttttaaaaaatgttactgaAATGCTACCTCCCCAGAGGCATAAGAATTCTGCCTCCCTGGTAATCATCTCTGGGTGTGGTATTAATATTCCAGGTCTTCCTAAGTAGTTTGATTTTCCAGTATTCTTATTAACACCAGAAATCACTGAAATATTACAGTTTCATAAGTAACAACAAAACCTATGTCACACTAGATATAGCAAATCTTAGTTTGGAGAAGTTATCATGCAATGGCGAAAACTATGAGGAAGCAACAGTGGTGGTCTGCTGTCCTGGCAAACTTCATAAAATGGCTTGAGAGAGGGCCTGACTTGCCCTGTCGGTTATAAACATCCGTATCTGCTTGTCCTCTGCTGCAGACTCTCTACCAACAAAGGCAGATGGGATTAGCCAGGGAGAAGCGTGGACCACTCCCAGATAGACCATCTTCAAGGTCTGATCTATACATACTGCTGAAGGACGGACTGTAGCATCCAATACCCGTTAGACATGTTGGCCTTGGAAAATGTACCCCTGCCAGGTTTCCTGGTTTCACTCTGTACTTTCTCTCAGTCTTTACCATATACACCTCCTCAAAGTGGTCAGGATTTTATATAAGGGTACTGTCGCAGGAAGATGTTTCTATTTATCCCACAAGACATATGTAGCTTTCATTTCCTACAATTTGAAACAAAGGTTGTAAAAACAATTCTTGGCATCTTTGGGGTGAGGGGCAATATACTCATTAActatgttttatttctggatttcattttctatcttcaaatacattcttccATTGCCAGTGTTAACAACTTAACAATTCtgttccttgtcaaaaattatacttttttctatttgcCTATTGTTTCCTCTAAGTCTagttattattaaatatgttgATTTCCCTTTCTGTCTGATAATAATTGGAGACACAGACTTCCAGCTTACTAAAGTATGTAAGTAATAAAAGATGCCCTTTTATTGCCACTGCAGCTCTACTGGTGTTACAAGCTCTAGAATGGTGGGAGGGGCAAAGAACACTGCCGCTGAGATCAAGTATTTATTCTTCTTTGGCTACTAAGGGgtagaaatgagaaattaaatgagTGGACCACTGGCAGGCAGACCTTAAgcaaaaatattaggaaaatgtaaagagAGCAAGCATCTGCCAGAAATAAATTAGGTCTTGGGAATGACCTCGTAGCTGAACTCATTACCCTTTCTGGaactctgaatttatttttaaaggcatttctAGACACACCTATTCTGAGCAAGAGCATGTGCTGTAGCAGGTGCAGGAAACAATCTGCATAGTGAGAGATACTGATCTACTGCCTTTCAAAGATTGTGTGCCTCTAGTTTGTCTCAATATATCCCAAggcttcaaaaataaaagtactaGATCAGAATGTTAATGGATCTGGCTCCATTAATCTCTAAACCATAGAAGTGGCAAAGTGGAGgagaaacaattttgtttttggcctttttattattattttagcaatTTGGTGCTTCCACTCTTGTGTCTAGATGGGTAACCCATTGATATCTTTATATCTGACCCCGATGAAAACCATTCTAAAACATCAATAAATTCAGTTCAAGACCTGGTCCCTCTGTCCTCAAGACAGATGCTATAGAGAGGTCTCTCTTCTGGATACAAATTGAACCAAcaccaaaaagatgaaaaatctgTCAAGCTAGGCAGGAGGGAGTGTCAGGCTTGTAAAACCAAACCTGGAGCCTACCTGCAGTCCTCTGAACAGTAGAAACCATTCCATCTCCTCTATCCCTCTGTAACCtaattctactttttttaaaaggacatctCCCCTAATTCCCACCTCCAATAAATATCCAGTCTAAATTATTCTCCACCCAGTTATTAAACTTTTTCACAAGCTCCGTGGGGGAAGATTTACCCTGAGACATAGTGAACAGAATGGgaattttggaaagagaaaaaggtacAAGGCAAAGTGGTCCcagtatcagaaatgaaaacattctgcttCCTGTGTAACTCAGTCATGAAGCAGGTAAAATATATCAAGTCAAGGTGGTATGAGGAAGAGGAAATATTTGTGAGACTGTGGCAGACTGATATTCTTAGCTGCATCATGCATGGACTTGTgctgagagaggaaaggaggggtgCAAGGCAGCCTTATATTCCAGCGAAAAGTGGGACTAGGGGATACACTGAAATCATCAGTTAAATCAGAATTCTTTACTCCTGCTTTCCAATCCTCCTATGGATATGGCCTCTCTGTAGCACACTAAGGGAAAAGGACAGCAGATATGAGGACAGCAAGAGCCTTTACCCAGCCCCCAATTTGGACCAGATCCTTAGCACTCTCTTCACTGAGGCTGGAGGTCTGCATTTCTGCCCATTCAGTTCCCTGCCTCACTTTGTGCCCCTACACTCGTCCTCCCTGGTCCACCATTGCTACATCCCTGTCCCCCAACCTCAAGAACACAAAGCTTTTCAAGTTCTTTGCCacaaggtaatttttaaaatgtggtttgtTTAAACAGTTACTAAGTTGGTTCATCTTTTAGTAACAGACCTCCCCTCCCATAGCCCCCCCGTTCAGTCCTGTATGATCACATCTTCATCGCtgtcatcttcctcctcctcctcctcttcatcctcATCATCTGGcagttcttcctcctcctcttcctcttcttcgtCTAGACAAACCACCACCTCAGCTGGCTCAGGTAATCGAGAATCAAACCAATCCAGGACCTGCTGGGTGCTAAGCCTTGATGCCTGACTCAGTTGAGGGATGTCACTTTCCCAGAGCTGTTGGTGGGCCGCCCAGTACTTCTCCAAGGGACGTATATCTGGTGCAGGTGGGGGTATCGGCAGAGGTGGTGTCTCAGCCCATTCATTCAAGGAGCGGGTTGAAGGCGGTGGTGTGGGCATTGCTGGGTCCTGGAAACTAGGGGTACCAGGTACTGCATTGTCCCGAAACCATTTTAGTTGCCCATGCTTCAAGGCATAGCGTGTGTCACCAAACCACTGAATGATCTCAGGCCGGGGTAAACCAGTGATCTGTTCTAATTTATGGTAATCCTCACGCCGTGCCCATTGGCACTGTAAAAAAAAACGATTTGAGGATAGCCAGCTGCTCTTTGGTTTTGCGCTTGGTCTTTCGCTGGCGTGTATCTGGGGAAAGGTACTCTGCAGGCCCAACCCTACCTAGTACTGAGTTATGCCTTAGCCTCTGGGGCGAGACTGGCTCCACATATGAGGGTAGTGCCTGTTCAGTGGGTGACAGTGGCTGTGGGATACAGCCCAGTGGCTGGATGGGTTTAGAGGTGGCTGTAGCTCCATTAGCCAGTAcctggaaagaggaagaagaggtagAGGAAGAAGGAGTCACATTAGACGCTGACCCCGGCTTACAACTACTGGCAAGTAATGAGATTGGCGGGGGCTTATCCCGAGTACGTGGCTGGTGGGCAGCTGTGGAGTGGTTCCAGGAAGCAGTACCTAGGCCATGTGACTGGCCAGGACACCTGCCTGCCTGCTCCTTAGAGAAGCCACTGCTTTGAAGATCCTGCCAAAATTCTGATTGGTGGGAGAATGCCCCACTGCCAGGCGCCATCAGGGGCTCCTTTGCTTTGTGGTGACTCAATGGCTCTGGGGATTCCTTGGGCTCTACCTTCAATCCTTTCACCTGGATGGGCTCAGTAAGAGTCAAGGGCACTATTCCAAGACTAACTTGTTCTGGAGGCGGCACTGGAGAAGGAGGCACCTCCTCTGGGGGCCGCCCTGCATGATGAGTAAAAGAGAGAAGGGATTTGAAATGGAGTTGGTCCCTGTGATAGACCACCCGGGCTCGAGTCTCTTCTATTTCTTCAGATGACCAGCTAATGCCACAGCGGAGGCGCTGGGCCATGAACCAAGTCTTGACTTTCTCCATCTGCAGCCCATAGCGTAGGCAGAGAAGGGCAATGTCTGCTAGACTGGGATAGGGAAAGTAGCTGAAGGTTTGTAGCAGGTGTTCATTGCCATCCAGCTCACTGGTCTGGGCTGCTTGGGTCCACACAAGCTGGAGCTCCTCGGAGATTGGAGGGAGGCAGATGAGCCCCGCAGGGGAGGTATTAAGACTGCTGGCCTCTTTATTAGGAGGCATGATGCTTTCTGATTTGTGCCCTTCAGAGATAGCTGTAATAAGAAACACAGCTCAATCATTGGCGTTCCTCTTTTGGCCCATTGTTCAATTTCTACCAAACAAAATGTTGCACTCCAAAACAGTCAACTTTCTACGTGTACTGTGctgttttgcttttaaagtgtttttaacaATTTCTCCTTTAGTTTTCATAACCTTATGAATCACCAGTCTGCTAAAATTCCCATTGTATGAGAAAACCAAAGTCCACAGAAGTTATATTAACCCATCACATGACTAGTGAGTGTTGTCACCAAGACAAAATTCTGTCtttagaagaaggaaaacatcCTTATATAGCCTTTACCTTTCCAATTCAAACTCGTTTCACCAAGTTCATGGAACAAGAGTCACAAAATGAagactcaacaacaaaaacaagaggaGCAGTAATTTCCGAACTGTTACAAATGCTTTAGCTCCTAACAATTTATTATTATCTCTAGAAAATGGAGATAGGATTGAAATACAACGCATGAGAATCTAGAAGGTAAAGGTAGGACAGCATTGTTCCTCTGCCCAGAACCCAgcccccttttctttcccttcttggTGGTAgaagctggggggtgggaggggaatggATAGGACCTTTAAACCTTAAGCCCAAACCTGAtagctttagtttttttctcaGTAGGATGAAAGATAGGTCAGCTATCTGGGATAAATGGGTCTTACCCCTCCCAGGGTTTGGGTCCCCGTGGGTAGAGGGGAATGTTTCCTCCCCCAAGTCATCCTCAGAACAAAGGTTATCCCCTCCCCCGCCAGCCTTTGTCTCTTCCAACAGCTCAGTCTCTCTCTAGGGAGCCTAAAGAGCTCCCTCAGACTTTAGcagccccccacacacagggCGGAAGGCCGGCAGTGCTTATCTCTTCAGGCCAGCTTTCTTCTCCAGCCCAGGTGGGCAAATTCATTGTAAATAGTAACCAGGTCCTGCAAGCCACCCAGCAGCAGCACTGGTTCTGGGACTGCAGGGATAGCCCCATCACCTTCATTCCAGAAATACCTGCTCAAGTTACTTCCCAGAATAATCCTGTTAACCGAATTTTAACTCAGCTCCTTGTGTGGCCTTTATTAGAGACTTTTAACACATCTGTCACCCTTTACTCTTAGAGGAATCCCATCCGAGTTTATAAATATTACTGCTGATATGTTAATGATGGGACAGAATTCCTATGTAAACGCTACATGATGAATTGAGAAAAATCTCAAGTCTAGAAAGTTACAAATAATATCAGGGATTTTATATAATGATTAgaaaaattcagaattattttaatgtgtgtcACCATTCAACAAGCAAATCTTAACCGAAGGACATGCAGAGCCTAAAGGCAATACAGCTTGAAGAGAACCTTAAGAAGGTAAATGGGGGCAGCACGGCACAGTGGGTAGAAATTATGATTCTTGGGTAAGGCCAACCTGCAGTTTGAACCCCAGTTCTGCCACCAGCTAGCAATGTGGGCAAAAGTTACTGACCTTAcatgagccttagtttccttatatGTACAAAATGAAGACAGTCCTGAGTGTAAAGTTATTTTACTAAACACTTACTATGTACTAGGTGGCATGTGTAGGCAGGGCTTAGAGCAGCTGTTAGAGGTAGAGGTGGGGGGTGAAGTAGATTTGAGATTAATCGAAGCTCCACCACGTCCTAGAGTGCTGcttgtccttgggcaagttatttaacctaaGTCTTAGTGTCCCATCAGAAAAAGGGGAGGtaataacagcacctacctcACAAGTTTatgactaaatgaaaaaaatgcacttGACATTATGCCTAGAACAAAGTAAAGGCTCAATAAATAGCTTTTATCATTACTTCAGCTTCATGGGGTAATTGATATAAGGTACTGCTTCTCCTAGACAATGGGGGAAGTGAGACAAAGACTATTTAAAATCACTATTTTCAATGTTTTGCATAGTCCTATTTCTAACGAGCACTGGAGGAAACCAGGGCGTCTGTGATTTTATACTTCTTATATTTTGGAAGTTGGATATAATTCCAGAAAGGattttgctgctttaaaaaattatgaaaatcactgaattaaaTCCATAATTTGAACATAAACCCTTTTTGATTGCCAGGTGAACTGCCAGTGTCGTAGCTCTACCTTTACCCTTCAGGTTCAGCCTAGACACAGCTGATGGGCCAGTGAGAAACTGCTTGCACAGCCAGGTGCTAAACCACCATTTAGAAACCATGGCCCAGCAGGAACACGACCAAACCTAAACTAGAGCTACTTTATGACTGCAGCCCTTGGCATCTACTTAACCTTATTTGTGTCCTGTTCTTTAAGGACACAATAACACTTTGGATATGAGAAGAATGTAGCGTAAGGGATAAAGCAGCCCAGTATGAGGTGAAGACTGCCAGACAGGAAATAAAGCAGGCACCGTTATAAGCCTAGGAGGAAACACTGTGCTCATTCATGGGGTTTGCTAGCCTTTGGATTCACACGGCATCATCTTGATATTTCAATACAGCATGCAGTAATGCAAATACCGTATTGGTGTACTGTACACATCCAGTGTTCCGATTATACAAAACACAAGTTATGGAAGATGTCCTAATACAGAATCGTGGCTTAAATCAAGGCACAGCTGTACAGCTGGTACCTCCCTGGAAGAATCTGGCTTTGAAATAGGGAGAAACTATAATCAGAGTGGCTCATGAGAATTATAACAAGTAGGGCAGACCTTAGAGTGATCCAAACCACAATGAAGACACTACAGTGTCTTGTGTTCTTGGGCCTCCATTCGGGGAGggtagaaaaagaaggaaatcaaagctGCAGGAATGACTCCTACAGGCAGAGGTGGCAGTGGGATTATCAATTCGGAATAATTAATAAATCCGTATCCTTATTGAATGTGCCAGATATGCCCTActgctattttaagccactaataaAAAAAGAGTCAGAACAATGCCCTCTTTTCCTTTGGGCTTTCTTTCCATACCCCTGGGCAGATGGCAGAAAAGAATGGGCTGCCTTAAACTTCCAGTCTAGGTGTTTACACGCACAATCCTAGGGAAAAAAGTGTTCAAAACTTCAGGCTTGAGCCTAGGCTTACGGTTAAAGCAGGTGGCAGTTCAAATGAGAGACTAGATATGATCCTGCTCAATTCCCTGCATCTTTATTCAGAGAAGAATTTAAGTACTGCCTGAAATGTGTTTTGGTGATACACTTTTAAGGGCCTACAACTTTTAGTGACATTCAACTTACGTGCTTCTCAACATTGTGGATCATGAACCTCTTTGTGAATCAGATAAAAGTTACGGACCCTCAGAAAGCAATGacttctcctccacccccaaatgAGCAGTCACACTTACACATTATGTATGTAATCTCAGGGAGTTCACTGGCTGCTCAGAAGCCCAGCTTGAGAACCTCTGCCTTATGTTCTCCCAACTTAATAAAGGCAATGGTGGTAACTGCTTAAAGAGGAACAAACAGCTTGATGTGAATGAATGGAAAGCATGGATGGAAAACTCAAGAGAACTTAAATAAGAGGGTTTTGGTGCTATCAGCTGGAGAGAGTAGAAGGGAGGTGTATTCAACTGGGCCAAGAGCCTGGCTAAACTGACCCACTGGACTACATGATCAATACCCACAGTACATTGGAGACTAGAGGCTGGTAGGCTGCTGTTTCGTGTGCCAAATCCTCTGCTTCCTTCAGCTGCCCTGTGTACTTGGGTCAGTTGTGTGTGATTTCAAACCTACCTACTTACTGTGCCCACTGTTGttctgtatttatataataatgtacTTAAAATCACATAAACTTATGAAAAATTCGTGTATTAAAAATGGTTCctatgaaaacaaagacaaaggcTTTGGAAAGACTAGAggagtatacattttaaaaattgctcagtttgggggtggctggttagctcagttggttagagtgtggtgctgatagcaccaaggttgctggatCAATCCCCGcgtgggccaccgtgagctgcgccctccttaaaaaaataaataaataaaaataaaaattgctcaGTTGGGAGTAGGCAAGACAAGTATAAAAGATTGGAGGGGCAAGGGACTTAAATATCTCAAAAGGGTT
The nucleotide sequence above comes from Rhinolophus ferrumequinum isolate MPI-CBG mRhiFer1 chromosome 6, mRhiFer1_v1.p, whole genome shotgun sequence. Encoded proteins:
- the HOMEZ gene encoding LOW QUALITY PROTEIN: homeobox and leucine zipper protein Homez (The sequence of the model RefSeq protein was modified relative to this genomic sequence to represent the inferred CDS: deleted 1 base in 1 codon); this encodes MVQGWEPPPGPDRAISEGHKSESIMPPNKEASSLNTSPAGLICLPPISEELQLVWTQAAQTSELDGNEHLLQTFSYFPYPSLADIALLCLRYGLQMEKVKTWFMAQRLRCGISWSSEEIEETRARVVYHRDQLHFKSLLSFTHHAGRPPEEVPPSPVPPPEQVSLGIVPLTLTEPIQVKGLKVEPKESPEPLSHHKAKEPLMAPGSGAFSHQSEFWQDLQSSGFSKEQAGRCPGQSHGLGTASWNHSTAAHQPRTRDKPPPISLLASSCKPGSASNVTPSSSTSSSSFQVLANGATATSKPIQPLGCIPQPLSPTEQALPSYVEPVSPQRLRHNSVLGRVGPAEYLSPDTRQRKTKRKTKEQLAILKSFFLQCQWARREDYHKLEQITGLPRPEIIQWFGDTRYALKHGQLKWFRDNAVPGTPSFQDPAMPTPPPSTRSLNEWAETPPLPIPPPAPDIRPLEKYWAAHQQLWESDIPQLSQASRLSTQQVLDWFDSRLPEPAEVVVCLDEEEEEEEEELPDDEDEEEEEEEDDSDEDVIIQD